Proteins encoded within one genomic window of Vanrija pseudolonga chromosome 3, complete sequence:
- the KRE6_0 gene encoding Beta-glucan synthesis-associated protein KRE6, which produces MAFIGRAKEGANERTVSYNSFVTKDKGSPPTTWHQSDNEDNVLSASGRAALSPTLAEFPGSLRSRLGEPSSNRGLGLGDAGPSDSGYSDRDSYRSAGSNVISGWRRRLEDANNAGDNDGASIYTPAVPQPTTVRSNALASNKNLHAVPAERESTSTSSSSTLPVAQMFTTGQFMTPRGSTGASSTGATGYDSDLNTGYTSPARIVSPQPSTQSSSKKLPRYDPRGYPVKDGSNPRDLRVSTSSPSKWQRRPDSTASTSSNRSSLDGNYKTKSRRSSVGDAYGGLAVPETLADGKHASMQSFNSFYPPSLAEYIAGTEGKQRDDQGPRVANSIYTASTHSVLSLPETDESGMHFADDDKLKRGVGDFSINRKGRREFVSMLVDPTEWAGIGPEDDDDLHNPNVEQKKMPVWRALLTPRGASNLGCVLLLSVILVLLFMVYPIVTAYHGLPNYSHMGGYNIGGINASGQLPDLHMYSLIDRDTPPEAYKKVSWDTGEEWQLVFSDEFNHDNRTFYDGDDPYWQAENLHYWATNNLEWYDPRNIITRDGNLVLTLNNHKSHGLNYTGGLVSSWNRFCFTGGYIESNVSLPGKSNVYGLWPAIWTLGNLGRAGYGGTLDGLWPYSYDSCDIGTLPNQTLNGLPKWREGEGDWKYDNALSYLPGQRLSRCTCPGDPNHPGPLHSDGSLVGRSAPEIDVFEAFVDDKGNLDGRVSLSAQWAPFNPSYTWPNTSDTYFHIYDNTTVKLNDYRGSAFQQATSATAHTDQNCYTQETGCFSIYGFEYLPDRDNGYITWISDNKKAWTVRSSAMGPNARSQVGQRIISEEPMYIVINLGISENFGAVDYEGLAPLFPFEMLVDYIRVYQDPKAINIGCEPPGYPTQDYIKQLGPAYYNPNIVSGTHPPPGTYTNGPQTTYPQAMAANPNIALPRNRLTHGC; this is translated from the exons ATGGCGTTTATCGGTCGCGCCAAGGAAGGCGCAAACGAGCGCACCGTCTCGTACAACTCTTTCGTGACAAAGGACAAGGGCTCGCCCCCAACCACCTGGCACCAGTCGGACAATGAAGACAATGTGCTCTCTGCaagcgggcgcgcggcgctatcacccaccctcgccgaGTTTCCAGGCTCATTAAGGTCGCGTCTCGGTGAGCCCAGCTCTAaccgcggccttggccttggcgacgccgGTCCCAGCGATTCTGGGTACTCTGATCGCGACTCGTACCGCTCTGCAGGCTCCAACGTGATCAGCGGGTGGCGGAGAAGACTGGAAGACGCGAACAACgccggcgacaacgacggcgcgagcatCTACACGCCCGCCGTTCCCCAGCCGACCACCGTCCGAAGTAACGCTCTCGCGTCAAACAAGAACCTGCATGCCGTGcctgccgagcgcgagtcCACatccacgtcctcgtcctcaaccTTACCCGTCGCGCAAATGTTCACCACGGGCCAGTTCATGACGCCACGAGGCAGCactggcgcgtcgtcgaccggcgcgacgggGTACGACAGCGATCTCAACACGGGGTACACGTCCCCGGCGCGTATCGTCTCTCCGCAGCCTTCAACACAGAGCTCGTCCAAGAAGCTCCCTAGGTATGATCCGCGCGGATACCCTGTCAAGGATGGCAGCAATCCCCGCGATCTGcgcgtgtcgacgtcgtcgccatcaaaATGGCAACGGCGCCCAGACagcaccgcgtcgacgagctcgaacCGCTCGTCATTGGACGGCAACTACAAGACAAAgtcgcgtcggtcgtcggtcggcgaCGCGTACGGTGGCTTGGCAGTCCCAGAGACGCTGGCCGACGGCAAGCACGCGTCGATGCAGTCGTTCAACTCGTTTTACCCTCCTTCGCTGGCCGAGTACATCGCCGGAACAGAGggcaagcagcgcgacgaccaggGCCCACGCGTCGCAAACTCGATCTACACGGCCAGCACGCACTCCGTCTTGTCGCTGCCCGAGACCGACGAAAGTGGCATGCAtttcgccgacgacgacaagctgAAACGCGGTGTGGGAGACTTTAGCATCAACAGAAAGGGACGGCGAGAGTTTGTTAGCATG ctcgtcgacccaaCAGAATGGGCGGGCATCGGCcccgaagacgacgacgacttgcaTAACCCAAATGTCGAGCAGAAGAAGATGCCAGTGTGGCGGGCTCTGCTCACGCCGCGTGGCGCCAGCAACCTCGGCTGCGTTCTCCTCCTCAGCGTCATCCTTGTTCTCCTGTTCATGGTCTACCCAATCGTCACGGCGTACCACGGTCTGCCAAACTACTCGCACATGGGCGGGTACAACATTGGCGGCATCAACGCGTCTGGCCAGCTTCCAGACCTGCACATGTACTCGCTCATTGACCGCGACACCCCGCCCGAGGCGTACAAGAAGGTCTCGTGGGACACTGGCGAGGAGTGGCAGCTCGTCTTTTCCGACGAGTTCAACCACGATAATCGCACCTTTTACGATGGAGACGACCCGTATTGGCAGGCGGAAAACCTCCACTACTGGGCGACAAACAACCTCGAGTGGTACGACCCCCGCAACATTATCACCCGTGACGGTAACCTCGTCCTCACGCTCAACAACCACAAGTCGCACGGCCTCAACTACACTGGCGGTCTTGTGAGCTCGTGGAACCGCTTTTGCTTCACTGGCGGCTACATTGAGTCAAATGTTTCGCTCCCCGGAAAGAGCAACGTCTACGGCCTGTGGCCCGCAATCTGGACCCTGGGTAACCTCGGAAGAGCAGGATACGGTGGCACCCTCGACGGCCTGTGGCCCTACTCTTACGACTCGTGCGACATCGGTACGCTTCCCAACCAGACCCTCAACGGCCTGCCCAAGTGGCGCGAGGGTGAAGGTGACTGGAAGTATGACAATGCCCTCTCGTACCTCCCCGGCCAGCGGCTGAGCCGCTGTACATGTCCGGGCGACCCGAACCACCCCGGACCACTCCACTCGGACGGCTCCCTTGTCGGCCGCTCCGCTCCCGAGATTGACGTCTTTGAGGCCtttgtcgacgacaagggcaacCTCGACGGCCGTGTTTCGCTGTCTGCACAGTGGGCCCCCTTCAACCCATCGTACACGTGGCCCAACACTTCCGACACCTACTTTCACATCTACGACAACACCACTGTCAAACTGAACGATTACCGCGGCTCTGCATTCCAGCAGGCGACATCAGCGACCGCGCACACGGACCAAAACTGCTACACGCAGGAAACGGGTTGCTTTTCCATTTATGGTTTCGAGTACCTCCCGGACCGAGACAATGGCTACATTACGTGGATCAGCGACAACAAGAAGGCGTGGACCGtccgctcgtcggccatgggGCCGAATGCCCGTTCACAGGTCGGCCAGCGCATCATCTCCGAGGAGCCAATGTACATTGTCATCAACCTCGGTATCTCTGAAAACTTTGGTGCGGTCGACTACGagggcctcgcgccgcttTTCCCATTCGAGATGCTTGTCGACTACATTCGCGTGTATCAGGACCCCAAGGCCATCAACATTGGCTGCGAGCCCCCTGGTTACCCCACGCAGGACTACATCAAGCAGCTCGGACCTGCGTACTACAACCCCAACATTGTAAGtggcacccaccccccaccagGCACATATACTAACGGCCCCCAGACCACCTACCCGCAAGCCATGGCTGCCAACCCCAACATTGCACTCCCTCGCAACAGGCTCACCCACGGGTGCTAG